The following proteins come from a genomic window of Nostoc sp. KVJ3:
- a CDS encoding NF041680 family putative transposase — translation MKRARLEEFRQAVYKYLGRAHDATFELTDAILLTRNVYCLAELSLSPVFRRKWPSIYEALQDSRPQRQKLMQLYIKQIPAEGRPLLAGDHTNWSRPDAVRLQERTYEHSGTSIAGNKPITIGQGYSTIAWIPENEGSWALPLRHERITSAESPIGKAIWQLKQVCKYLPTRPISVWDSEYGCAPFILKTANIPADILVRLRSNLCLWGEPKAYSGKGRPKKHGDKFKLNEPTTWNEATSVLEINDPKLGRVRVSLWKDLHFRQAATRPMLIIRVERLDAQGNMRVSKPLWLAWVGEEMPPLEEVWCLYLRRFTIDHWYRFLKQRLHWTVPNFGTPKQSERWSDLMPLMTWELWLARDIVTDNPLPWQKSLDKLTPGRVAQAIGGVFAAIGTPTSAPKPRGKSPGWQQGKKRHRKNRCPIVKKTVARPPKEPSVAV, via the coding sequence ATGAAACGTGCCAGATTAGAAGAATTCCGTCAAGCAGTCTACAAATATTTAGGCAGAGCACACGATGCAACTTTTGAGTTGACAGATGCCATATTGCTAACTAGAAATGTTTATTGCCTAGCAGAATTGTCCCTATCGCCAGTATTTAGAAGGAAGTGGCCAAGTATCTATGAGGCACTACAAGATAGTAGGCCACAGCGACAGAAATTGATGCAGCTATATATCAAACAAATCCCCGCAGAGGGACGACCATTGTTAGCAGGAGATCACACAAACTGGTCACGCCCAGATGCCGTCAGGTTGCAAGAGCGAACTTATGAGCATAGTGGCACATCCATAGCAGGAAATAAACCGATTACCATTGGTCAAGGATATAGCACAATTGCCTGGATACCTGAAAATGAGGGAAGTTGGGCATTACCATTAAGACATGAACGGATCACAAGTGCCGAAAGTCCTATTGGGAAAGCAATTTGGCAACTCAAACAGGTGTGTAAATATTTGCCTACCAGACCGATTTCAGTTTGGGATAGTGAATATGGTTGTGCGCCTTTTATCTTAAAAACTGCGAATATTCCAGCAGATATTCTCGTTCGGTTGCGTTCAAATCTGTGTTTATGGGGTGAACCAAAAGCTTATTCGGGAAAGGGGCGACCTAAAAAGCATGGTGATAAATTTAAACTGAATGAGCCCACAACATGGAATGAAGCAACATCTGTATTAGAAATAAATGACCCAAAATTAGGACGTGTGCGTGTGAGCTTGTGGAAAGATTTACACTTCCGTCAGGCTGCTACACGTCCAATGTTAATCATCAGAGTTGAACGTCTGGACGCGCAAGGTAACATGAGAGTGTCCAAACCTTTGTGGTTGGCTTGGGTAGGAGAAGAAATGCCACCCTTAGAAGAAGTTTGGTGTCTTTACTTGCGTCGCTTTACCATTGACCACTGGTATCGCTTTTTGAAGCAGCGTCTACATTGGACTGTACCAAACTTTGGTACTCCTAAGCAAAGTGAACGGTGGAGTGACCTCATGCCTCTGATGACTTGGGAATTGTGGTTAGCCCGCGATATCGTTACTGACAATCCTTTACCTTGGCAGAAGTCTCTAGATAAATTGACCCCTGGAAGAGTTGCTCAAGCTATAGGTGGAGTTTTTGCGGCCATTGGTACTCCCACCTCTGCACCCAAACCTCGCGGAAAGTCTCCCGGTTGGCAACAAGGAAAGAAGCGTCACCGTAAAAACCGATGTCCCATTGTTAAAAAAACAGTAGCACGACCACCTAAAGAACCATCTGTTGCTGTTTAA
- a CDS encoding RpoD/SigA family RNA polymerase sigma factor, translated as MPNPTTDLVRSYLKEIGRYPLLTPEQEITNARLVQQMMAIEEQRSSLALQLKREPTTRELATSLGQTEAEVQSIVQQGQKAKHKMVTANLRLVVSVAKKYQNHNLDFLDLLQEGALGLQRGIEKFDPNKGYKLSTYTYWWITQSITRAIADKSRTIRLPIHINEKLNKIRRIQQQLSQSLGRPPVVAEIAESLNLLPSQIRDYLQVSKSPVSLEMRVGDEGESELVDILPMDSISLDEQITQELLHQDLSELLALLKPRQREVLTLRFGLEDNQELTLSQVAKRLNQSLETIRKTEHQGLKILRSHQNKIKDYLLN; from the coding sequence ATGCCCAATCCAACTACGGACTTAGTTCGTTCCTACCTCAAAGAAATCGGACGCTACCCTCTGCTAACTCCTGAGCAAGAAATTACAAATGCTAGGCTTGTGCAGCAGATGATGGCGATTGAAGAACAGCGCTCAAGCCTTGCACTTCAATTAAAGCGAGAACCAACCACAAGAGAATTAGCTACCTCGCTTGGGCAAACCGAAGCTGAAGTACAGTCAATCGTTCAACAAGGTCAAAAAGCTAAACATAAAATGGTGACAGCTAACCTACGATTGGTGGTTTCTGTTGCCAAAAAATACCAGAACCACAATTTAGATTTTCTCGACTTGCTCCAAGAAGGGGCACTGGGACTGCAACGAGGAATCGAAAAGTTTGACCCTAACAAAGGCTACAAACTATCAACCTATACTTATTGGTGGATTACCCAGTCAATAACACGTGCTATAGCAGATAAGTCTCGCACTATTCGTTTACCAATTCATATCAACGAAAAGTTAAACAAAATCAGGAGAATACAGCAGCAACTGTCTCAGTCTTTGGGTCGTCCTCCAGTTGTAGCAGAAATTGCCGAATCGTTGAATCTATTGCCAAGCCAAATAAGAGATTACCTTCAGGTTTCCAAGTCTCCAGTTTCATTAGAAATGCGAGTGGGAGATGAGGGTGAAAGTGAACTAGTCGATATTTTGCCGATGGATAGCATTTCCCTAGATGAGCAAATTACTCAAGAGCTTTTACACCAGGACTTGAGCGAGTTGCTGGCATTGCTTAAGCCAAGGCAACGAGAAGTATTGACTCTACGTTTTGGATTGGAAGATAATCAGGAATTGACTTTGAGTCAAGTTGCAAAACGCCTAAATCAAAGTCTGGAGACAATTCGTAAAACTGAACATCAAGGTTTAAAAATTTTGCGCTCTCATCAAAACAAGATTAAAGATTATCTTCTTAATTAA
- the tumA gene encoding antitoxin TumA, translating into MRKQTIQYTSSLDALVAVAKRLSVYENQQKIDSEDFFYQYNQGTLSDDALFIEWANDYRHYLVLRQEIEQRLNYAA; encoded by the coding sequence ATGCGTAAACAGACCATTCAATATACATCATCTTTAGATGCTTTGGTTGCCGTTGCCAAGCGACTCAGTGTGTATGAAAACCAGCAAAAAATAGACTCTGAAGATTTTTTTTATCAGTATAACCAGGGAACATTATCAGATGATGCTCTATTTATAGAATGGGCAAACGATTACCGCCATTATCTGGTTTTGCGTCAAGAAATAGAGCAAAGATTGAACTATGCCGCTTAA
- the tumE gene encoding toxin TumE — translation MPLNILSDYLDQVEQAIVQCPNLYVERYEEEILTSLRANLRIRLRFAQTHLLEINEAIVITDNQLKFLDYRYHFQDERNCLVFRYDSTPHFPDISTFPHHKHLPNDVISSQKPEITQVLKEITELLK, via the coding sequence ATGCCGCTTAACATTCTATCTGATTATCTCGATCAAGTAGAACAAGCAATTGTTCAATGCCCAAATCTTTATGTAGAACGTTATGAAGAAGAAATTTTAACATCCCTTCGGGCTAATTTAAGAATTAGATTGCGTTTCGCTCAAACACACTTATTAGAAATTAACGAAGCTATAGTAATCACAGACAATCAGTTGAAATTTCTTGATTATCGCTACCATTTTCAGGATGAACGAAATTGCCTGGTTTTCCGTTATGATAGTACGCCGCATTTTCCTGATATCTCTACCTTTCCGCATCACAAGCATTTACCAAATGATGTGATTAGTTCTCAGAAACCGGAAATTACTCAAGTATTAAAAGAAATAACTGAATTATTGAAATAG
- a CDS encoding IS4 family transposase, which produces MVEDEVIAEQLERLLTPAITNQENYYRKLGLRERILNLPLMMAAVLTLLWRDVAGVRELTRMLARDGFLWCNPTKVSQQAVSQRFLTFPSELFEKVFKDLLPSLRAAWHSRNKRPLPESIQFTLLKFEKIWIVDGSTLEALFRKIQSLEEAQRGQLAGKMSTVIDLMTRLPVEIWFEENPKASDTKLEENILNLVRAGTLLLLDRGFYHFNFWHQLIENKVDFITRIKKGAAIKVEQVLTDSYGLRDRKIRLGSGTKKTPFITLRLIEVRSGKTWHSYLTSVLDPHVLPPYVVADLYRRRWRIEDAFNIVKRLLGLSYLWTGSINGIKLQIWATWLFYAVLVDLGDAVADELSLPFDEISLEMIYRGLYHFTMAHQKGNTTDTIKYFADPQNRDLGIIKQKRKPNVKLIVAPFPDLQRGSDQFFFSDSLKAS; this is translated from the coding sequence ATGGTGGAAGACGAAGTAATTGCAGAGCAACTGGAAAGATTACTGACACCAGCGATTACAAATCAAGAAAATTACTACCGAAAACTAGGACTCAGGGAACGGATACTGAATTTACCATTGATGATGGCTGCGGTGCTGACCTTGTTATGGAGAGATGTAGCAGGAGTCAGGGAACTGACAAGAATGTTAGCCAGAGACGGTTTTCTGTGGTGTAATCCCACAAAAGTTAGTCAACAAGCAGTATCACAGAGATTTTTGACATTTCCATCAGAATTATTTGAAAAAGTATTTAAAGATTTATTGCCTAGTTTGAGAGCGGCTTGGCATAGTAGAAATAAACGTCCATTACCAGAAAGTATTCAGTTTACATTATTAAAATTCGAGAAAATTTGGATAGTAGACGGGTCAACACTGGAGGCATTGTTTAGGAAAATACAAAGTTTAGAGGAAGCTCAAAGAGGACAATTAGCAGGAAAGATGAGTACAGTCATTGATTTAATGACCAGATTACCTGTAGAAATTTGGTTTGAAGAAAATCCTAAAGCTTCTGATACTAAACTAGAAGAAAATATCCTAAATTTAGTTAGAGCCGGAACTTTACTCTTATTAGATAGAGGTTTTTATCACTTTAACTTTTGGCATCAATTAATCGAGAATAAAGTTGACTTTATTACCAGAATAAAGAAAGGAGCAGCAATCAAAGTAGAACAGGTGTTGACAGATAGTTATGGACTGCGAGACCGGAAGATACGTCTCGGTTCTGGCACTAAAAAGACTCCGTTTATAACTTTACGTTTGATTGAAGTAAGGTCGGGAAAAACATGGCATTCTTATTTAACCAGCGTCCTAGACCCTCATGTTTTACCCCCTTATGTAGTAGCAGATTTATATCGGCGGCGTTGGCGAATTGAAGATGCTTTTAATATAGTCAAAAGACTCTTGGGGTTAAGTTATTTATGGACAGGTTCAATTAATGGAATTAAGTTACAAATTTGGGCGACGTGGTTATTTTATGCGGTTTTAGTAGATTTAGGTGATGCCGTAGCGGATGAACTCTCTCTACCCTTTGATGAAATCTCATTAGAAATGATTTATCGTGGTCTTTACCATTTTACAATGGCTCATCAAAAAGGTAACACAACAGATACTATTAAGTATTTTGCTGACCCTCAAAATCGAGATTTAGGTATTATCAAACAGAAGCGAAAACCAAACGTTAAGTTAATTGTCGCTCCTTTTCCTGATCTCCAACGAGGGTCTGACCAGTTTTTTTTCAGCGATTCTCTCAAAGCCTCTTGA
- a CDS encoding AIPR family protein codes for MPKTWNIKIDNYIQANSNCIIATAHVDSFPTDLPLEPNIREPNRKSATYRQIFDSLTTEPAKFFSRHSGIVLSANIVKPVKNKTELELEVLEANEGGSDGIINGGHTVLAFEQAKNYKYDLTQARVKVTIHIGLTEESALDIALASNTTTPVDSRSKVNARGDYKFIKQYLAQLEQKEERKFRIAYYQNQSSAPRNAQCNVNHLLKLINCLDRNRYNPDGNKRTKHPTGTSIPSQITDTERERLTALLPLLTQALWIEQRLYEIIQEHISNPRRKGVNDLASIDIRKTTLLPDSKYSFGFGAPTDLALPIIASYRVFLDKDYKWILPFNEFAEDFLQHLWTNYFRKYLVSEKTAGNTVGTKISRNQEIWESLYISAQSYLNQHLVKMVNSNKEESEAKVTQGSSKRGKGKRDELNATTVPK; via the coding sequence ATGCCCAAGACTTGGAACATTAAAATAGATAACTATATTCAAGCCAACTCCAATTGCATCATCGCCACTGCTCATGTAGACTCGTTCCCCACAGACCTACCCCTAGAACCGAACATCCGCGAACCGAACCGCAAAAGCGCGACCTACAGACAAATCTTCGACTCACTGACCACCGAACCTGCAAAATTCTTCTCCCGCCATAGTGGAATCGTTCTGTCAGCTAATATTGTTAAACCTGTCAAGAACAAAACTGAACTGGAGCTAGAAGTCTTAGAAGCTAACGAGGGGGGTAGCGACGGTATTATCAACGGTGGGCATACAGTTTTAGCCTTTGAGCAAGCGAAAAATTACAAATATGACCTAACCCAAGCCAGAGTAAAAGTTACGATTCACATCGGACTGACTGAAGAATCAGCCCTAGACATAGCCCTGGCAAGTAATACCACAACGCCAGTAGATTCTCGCTCCAAAGTCAACGCTAGGGGTGATTACAAATTCATCAAGCAGTATTTAGCGCAGTTAGAACAGAAAGAAGAGAGAAAATTTAGAATAGCCTATTACCAAAACCAAAGCAGCGCTCCCAGAAATGCCCAGTGCAATGTGAACCATTTGCTGAAGTTGATAAACTGCCTAGATAGAAACAGATACAACCCCGACGGCAATAAACGAACCAAACACCCGACAGGTACAAGTATCCCCTCTCAAATCACAGACACAGAAAGGGAAAGATTAACCGCCTTACTGCCTCTCTTGACTCAGGCTTTGTGGATAGAGCAAAGACTGTACGAAATAATCCAAGAACATATCAGCAACCCCAGAAGAAAGGGTGTGAACGATTTAGCATCAATAGATATACGTAAAACAACGTTGTTGCCGGACAGCAAGTATTCATTCGGGTTTGGTGCGCCAACTGACCTGGCACTACCGATAATTGCATCTTATCGGGTATTTCTGGATAAGGACTACAAATGGATTCTGCCGTTTAACGAATTCGCCGAAGATTTTCTGCAACACCTGTGGACGAACTATTTCCGTAAATACTTAGTGTCAGAGAAAACAGCAGGAAATACAGTAGGAACAAAAATCAGCCGCAATCAAGAGATTTGGGAAAGTCTGTATATCTCAGCGCAGAGTTATCTAAATCAGCACTTGGTGAAAATGGTCAACTCCAATAAGGAAGAGTCAGAAGCGAAGGTGACACAAGGTAGTAGCAAGAGGGGAAAAGGGAAAAGGGATGAACTCAACGCGACTACTGTCCCTAAATAG
- a CDS encoding methyltransferase domain-containing protein: MPSLLYSVIVFFLLLVIGIAAYFLTARKYQSSSTVANSYDQWTLDGIVEFYWGEHIHLGHYGSPPRRKDFLAAKSDFVHEMVKWGGIEKLPPGATVLDVGCGIGGSSRILARDYGFAVTGITISPIQVKRAQELTPFGLNAQFAVDDAMALSFADASFDVVWSIEAGPHMPDKTIFARELMRVLKPGGMLVVADWNQRDDRQKPLNFWEKRVMRQLLDQWSHPAFSSIEGFSELLAGTELVEGEVITADWTQETLPSWFDSIWQGVARPEGLVRFGLSGFIKSVREVPTLLLMRLAFGVGLCRFGMFRAVRANGSTEFMDRNFANQNPSSLVR, from the coding sequence ATGCCAAGTTTATTATATTCTGTAATTGTTTTTTTTCTGCTATTAGTAATTGGAATTGCGGCTTATTTCCTAACTGCCCGCAAGTATCAATCCTCATCCACAGTTGCCAATTCCTACGATCAATGGACACTTGACGGGATCGTTGAGTTTTATTGGGGAGAACACATTCACCTTGGTCACTACGGTTCACCGCCACGACGAAAAGATTTTCTGGCTGCTAAATCTGACTTTGTACATGAAATGGTCAAATGGGGTGGAATAGAAAAATTACCCCCTGGTGCTACCGTCTTAGATGTTGGCTGTGGTATTGGCGGCAGTAGTCGGATTTTAGCGCGAGATTATGGGTTTGCTGTCACAGGGATTACCATCAGTCCTATTCAGGTGAAACGCGCCCAGGAATTAACACCCTTTGGGCTAAATGCCCAGTTTGCGGTTGATGATGCAATGGCATTGTCGTTTGCAGATGCCAGTTTTGATGTGGTCTGGTCAATCGAAGCAGGCCCCCACATGCCAGATAAAACCATTTTTGCTAGAGAATTAATGCGGGTGCTAAAGCCTGGTGGAATGTTGGTTGTAGCTGACTGGAATCAGAGGGATGACCGCCAAAAGCCGCTAAATTTTTGGGAGAAACGAGTAATGCGCCAACTCCTCGATCAGTGGTCTCATCCAGCTTTTTCGAGCATTGAAGGTTTTTCCGAGCTTTTGGCAGGAACAGAATTGGTTGAAGGGGAGGTAATTACGGCAGACTGGACGCAAGAAACCCTTCCTTCTTGGTTCGATTCGATTTGGCAAGGAGTGGCTCGACCAGAGGGATTAGTGCGTTTTGGGCTGTCTGGTTTCATCAAGTCTGTGCGCGAGGTACCGACGCTTTTACTGATGCGTTTGGCGTTTGGTGTAGGGTTATGTCGATTTGGAATGTTCCGGGCTGTGCGCGCAAATGGAAGCACAGAATTCATGGACAGAAACTTTGCTAACCAAAATCCCTCAAGCTTGGTTAGGTAG
- a CDS encoding fatty acid desaturase: METAVKKSDFVLSPYMNSKDLRATCQILNTVVPYVVLWFLAYKAAAICFWLLAPTIVLMTLFSARCFSLMHDCGHYSLFRSKRVNQIIGFILGVINAIPQYPWSRGHAYHHKTNGDWQRYRGPSALLSTEEFARLSPSAQRRYELLRHPFMIFPGGFFYVAIKPRLALIAGIYDFITHLLTCLQQDPFMDLPRIISSHKSRNWYTAAEFWHLLFNNICVVGIWIFLGYLLGFGFFVSVYSITLTCAAAILICVFFVQHNFDGSYAHKTEGWDYLEGAIKGSSYLKLPTVLKWFSADIGYHNIHHLCDRIPNYNLQACHNQNIHLLRSAKTLRMVDIPDCFKYILWDCPSNRLTSIASFRQAAQSIDLERANEA, from the coding sequence ATGGAAACCGCAGTGAAAAAGTCGGATTTTGTCCTGAGTCCTTACATGAACAGCAAGGACTTGCGGGCAACTTGTCAAATTCTGAATACGGTTGTGCCTTATGTGGTTTTATGGTTTTTAGCATACAAAGCAGCTGCTATTTGTTTTTGGTTGCTTGCGCCTACTATAGTTTTGATGACGCTGTTTTCAGCGCGTTGTTTTTCTTTAATGCATGATTGCGGACACTATTCACTCTTTCGTTCAAAAAGGGTTAATCAAATTATCGGTTTTATTCTGGGGGTGATCAACGCGATCCCTCAATATCCGTGGTCAAGAGGACATGCCTATCACCACAAAACCAACGGTGATTGGCAACGCTATCGCGGTCCTAGTGCATTACTCTCTACTGAGGAGTTTGCTCGCCTTAGTCCATCTGCCCAAAGGCGTTATGAATTACTGAGGCACCCATTCATGATCTTTCCGGGAGGTTTTTTCTATGTGGCGATTAAGCCAAGACTCGCCCTGATTGCCGGAATATATGATTTTATCACTCATCTACTGACTTGCTTGCAGCAAGATCCTTTTATGGATTTACCTCGAATCATCTCCTCTCATAAGTCTAGAAATTGGTACACTGCGGCTGAATTTTGGCATCTGTTGTTCAATAACATTTGTGTAGTCGGCATCTGGATTTTTCTGGGGTATTTACTTGGATTTGGTTTTTTCGTGAGCGTTTACTCAATCACGCTAACTTGTGCTGCGGCAATCCTCATCTGCGTCTTCTTTGTTCAGCACAACTTTGATGGCTCTTACGCCCACAAAACTGAAGGGTGGGACTATCTTGAAGGAGCAATTAAGGGCAGCAGTTATCTGAAGTTACCCACCGTTTTAAAGTGGTTTTCCGCCGATATCGGCTACCATAACATTCATCATCTTTGCGACAGAATCCCCAATTACAACCTCCAAGCTTGCCACAATCAAAATATTCATTTGCTTAGAAGTGCAAAAACGCTGCGAATGGTAGATATTCCTGATTGCTTCAAATACATTCTGTGGGACTGTCCTTCCAATCGCCTCACGTCGATAGCATCGTTTCGTCAAGCGGCACAATCCATCGACCTAGAGAGAGCCAACGAAGCGTAA
- a CDS encoding ERF family protein, with amino-acid sequence MQELIKALIKAKAEFNPIQKDGTNPHYKRKYATLDAVLDAVTHALGKHGLVIIQTTEIFEAKTVLRTHIFRESGESITSTYPLPEIGDSQKFGAALTYARRYAVCAILSVTADENNDAEGATTPQKPEQPQNNIRPRKDNQQPRVQPPKQAVTPPSISPKDLRVKEVRTLLNYPLDLVKEWLHSRNVTSPSELDSVQIDELVKTMCLAWAGNKFGHPNHTVNSYQKHVVDAVARGVDETTAISAWMEGALAELPELN; translated from the coding sequence ATGCAAGAACTAATCAAAGCTTTAATCAAAGCAAAGGCAGAGTTTAACCCCATTCAAAAAGACGGTACTAATCCTCACTACAAGCGTAAATATGCAACACTAGACGCTGTATTGGATGCTGTCACTCATGCGCTTGGTAAACATGGATTAGTAATAATTCAAACCACTGAAATCTTTGAAGCTAAAACCGTGCTACGGACTCATATTTTTCGCGAATCTGGAGAGAGTATCACCAGTACTTATCCTTTACCTGAAATTGGTGACTCTCAAAAGTTTGGTGCAGCATTAACTTATGCACGACGATATGCGGTTTGTGCAATTTTATCAGTCACGGCTGATGAAAATAATGATGCTGAAGGCGCAACTACTCCTCAAAAGCCTGAACAGCCCCAGAATAACATTAGACCCCGCAAAGACAATCAACAGCCTAGAGTTCAGCCACCAAAACAAGCTGTAACTCCGCCATCAATAAGCCCAAAAGATTTGCGAGTCAAAGAAGTTCGCACACTTCTAAATTATCCACTCGATTTGGTGAAAGAATGGCTGCATTCTCGAAATGTTACGAGTCCAAGTGAGCTTGATTCTGTTCAGATTGATGAATTAGTGAAGACTATGTGTTTAGCTTGGGCTGGTAATAAGTTTGGACATCCTAATCATACTGTTAACTCTTATCAAAAGCACGTAGTTGACGCTGTAGCACGAGGAGTAGATGAAACAACAGCAATTAGCGCATGGATGGAAGGAGCGCTTGCAGAATTGCCTGAATTGAATTGA